The following are encoded in a window of Amycolatopsis lexingtonensis genomic DNA:
- a CDS encoding CoA transferase, translated as MREAVEGVWRALTGSAPGPFELTGTEDVLPGPYRVAAAATASIAAATLAAGELLKQRGIEPGVVTADTRHAAAAFHSEQLLRVDGTGAESVWAPLSGNYRTADGWVRLHCNYPRHEAAVCWGLGVPGTRAAVAKAVAGRPAREIEHAVVSAGGAAAELRSPEDWAAHPQGAAVASLPLVSLEPIDAAPKRTLFYSDRPLGGVRVLELTHVLAGPVAGRVLAAHGADVLHVGAAHLPRVEALVRDTGQGKRSTFVALDTEGGRARLKKLISRADVLVQSFRPGALERIGFGPSELAELRPGLVVADLSAYGWEGPWARRRGFDSLVQMSNGMAWGPEEPSPLPVQALDHATGWLAAAAVMTAVHRQLTDGGTWRARLSLAGTGRWLDSLGRKDPAGVEVDYSDLMEDADSGYGRLTRVRMAGGLPGAEPHWDFGTRLPGVDKPTWTP; from the coding sequence GTGCGCGAGGCAGTCGAGGGCGTCTGGCGGGCGCTCACCGGTTCGGCGCCGGGCCCCTTCGAGCTGACCGGCACCGAGGACGTGCTGCCCGGCCCGTACCGGGTGGCGGCCGCGGCGACGGCGTCCATCGCGGCCGCGACCCTGGCGGCAGGTGAACTGCTGAAGCAGCGCGGGATCGAGCCCGGCGTCGTCACCGCGGACACGCGGCACGCGGCGGCGGCGTTCCACAGCGAGCAGCTGCTGCGGGTCGACGGCACGGGCGCGGAGTCGGTCTGGGCGCCGCTGTCGGGCAACTACCGCACGGCCGACGGCTGGGTGCGCCTGCACTGCAACTACCCGCGCCACGAAGCGGCGGTGTGCTGGGGGCTGGGCGTGCCCGGCACCCGGGCCGCGGTCGCGAAGGCGGTCGCCGGACGGCCGGCGCGCGAGATCGAGCACGCGGTGGTGTCCGCCGGGGGAGCGGCCGCCGAGCTGCGTTCGCCGGAGGACTGGGCGGCGCACCCGCAAGGGGCGGCGGTGGCTTCACTGCCGCTGGTTTCCCTGGAGCCGATCGATGCGGCGCCGAAGCGGACGTTGTTCTACTCGGACCGTCCCCTGGGCGGGGTCCGGGTGCTGGAGCTGACTCACGTCCTCGCGGGCCCGGTGGCCGGGCGGGTGCTGGCCGCGCACGGGGCTGACGTCCTGCACGTCGGGGCGGCGCACCTGCCGCGCGTCGAGGCCTTGGTGCGCGACACCGGTCAGGGCAAGCGTTCGACGTTCGTGGCCCTGGACACCGAGGGGGGCCGCGCGCGGCTGAAGAAGCTGATCAGCCGGGCGGACGTGCTGGTCCAGTCCTTCCGGCCGGGAGCGCTGGAGCGCATCGGGTTCGGCCCGTCGGAGCTGGCTGAGCTGCGGCCGGGGTTGGTGGTCGCGGACCTGAGCGCGTATGGCTGGGAGGGCCCGTGGGCCCGGCGGCGCGGCTTCGACAGCTTGGTCCAGATGTCGAACGGGATGGCTTGGGGGCCGGAGGAGCCGTCACCGTTGCCGGTCCAGGCGTTGGATCACGCGACGGGCTGGCTCGCGGCAGCGGCGGTCATGACGGCGGTGCACCGGCAGCTGACGGACGGCGGCACGTGGCGCGCGCGGTTGTCGCTTGCCGGTACGGGCAGGTGGCTGGATTCGTTGGGGCGTAAGGATCCTGCGGGCGTCGAGGTCGACTACAGCGACCTGATGGAGGACGCGGACAGCGGCTACGGCCGCCTCACGCGGGTCCGGATGGCAGGCGGGCTGCCGGGGGCGGAGCCGCACTGGGACTTCGGGACGCGGCTGCCGGGAGTCGACAAACCGACCTGGACGCCGTAG